Sequence from the Rhodanobacter sp. genome:
AAATCCGTTTCGCGAAGAGCAAAAACCAGCCATCCATGGCTGGACTCTTAAAAGAGCTTTCAAATTTCAGGATATCGACCCATGTCCAGCACCACCCTGAACCCGTCCGAGATCAGCGAGCTGATCAAGAACCGCATCGAGCAGTTCAAGCTCGGCGCGGAAGCCCGCAACGAAGGCACGATCATCAGCGTGTCCGACGGCATCGTGCGCATCCACGGCCTGGCCGACGTGATGCAGGGCGAAATGATCGAACTGCCGGGCAATGCGTTTGCGCTGGCGCTGAACCTCGAGCGCGACTCGGTCGGCGCCGTGGTGCTGGGCGAATACCAGCACCTGCGCGAAGGCGACGTCGCCAAGACCACCGGCCGCATCCTCGAAGTGCCGGTCGGCCCCGAGCTGCTCGGCCGTGTGGTGGACGCGCTGGGCAACCCGATCGACGGCAAGGGTCCGATCAACGCCAAGCTCAGCTCGCCGATCGAGAAGGTCGCGCCGGGCGTGGTGTGGCGCAAGTCGGTCGACCAGCCGGTGCAGACCGGCTACAAGTCGGTCGACTCGATGATCCCGATCGGCCGCGGCCAGCGCGAGCTGATCATCGGCGACCGTCAGACCGGCAAGACCGCGCTGGCCATCGACGCGATCATCAACCAGAAGGATTCGGGCATCTTCTCGATCTACGTCGCGATCGGCCAGAAGCGCTCGTCGATCGCCAACGTGGTGCGCAAGCTGGAAGAGAACGGCGCGCTGGCCAACACCATCGTGGTGGTCGCCTCCGCCTCCGAATCGGCCGCGCTGCAGTACATCGCGCCGTACTCCGGTTGCGCCATGGGCGAGTACTTCCGCGACCGCGGCCAGGACGCGCTGATCGTGTACGACGACCTGTCCAAGCAGGCCGTGGCCTACCGCCAGATCTCGTTGCTGCTGAAGCGCCCGCCGGGCCGCGAAGCCTACCCGGGCGACGTGTTCTATCTCCACTCCCGTCTGCTCGAGCGCGCTTCGCGCGTCAGCGAGGAGTACGTCGAGAAGTTCACCCACGGCGAAGTGAAGGGCAAGACGGGTTCGCTGACCGCGCTGCCGGTCATCGAGACCCAGGCCGGCGACGTGTCCGCCTTCGTGCCGACCAATGTGATCTCGATCACCGACGGCCAGATCTTCCTCGAGACCGACCTGTTCAACGCGGGCATTCGCCCGGCCGTGAACGCCGGTATCTCGGTGTCGCGCGTGGGCGGTTCGGCGCAGACCAAGATCGTCAAGAAGCTCTCCGGCGGCGTGAAGCTGGCGCTGGCGCAGTACCGCGAGCTGGCGGCGTTCGCGCAGTTCGCCTCCGACCTCGACCCGGCCACCCGCGCCCAGCTCGACCGCGGCCAGCGCGTGACCGAGCTGATGAAGCAGAAGCAGTACGCGCCGCTGTCGATCGCCGAGCTGGCGCTGTCGGTGTACGCCGCGGAGAAGGGCTACCTCGACGACCTGCCGGTGAACAAGGTGCTGGCGTTCGAGAAGGGCATGCACGACTTCTTCCACCAGAACTACGGCGAGCTGATGAAGAAGA
This genomic interval carries:
- the atpA gene encoding F0F1 ATP synthase subunit alpha; amino-acid sequence: MSSTTLNPSEISELIKNRIEQFKLGAEARNEGTIISVSDGIVRIHGLADVMQGEMIELPGNAFALALNLERDSVGAVVLGEYQHLREGDVAKTTGRILEVPVGPELLGRVVDALGNPIDGKGPINAKLSSPIEKVAPGVVWRKSVDQPVQTGYKSVDSMIPIGRGQRELIIGDRQTGKTALAIDAIINQKDSGIFSIYVAIGQKRSSIANVVRKLEENGALANTIVVVASASESAALQYIAPYSGCAMGEYFRDRGQDALIVYDDLSKQAVAYRQISLLLKRPPGREAYPGDVFYLHSRLLERASRVSEEYVEKFTHGEVKGKTGSLTALPVIETQAGDVSAFVPTNVISITDGQIFLETDLFNAGIRPAVNAGISVSRVGGSAQTKIVKKLSGGVKLALAQYRELAAFAQFASDLDPATRAQLDRGQRVTELMKQKQYAPLSIAELALSVYAAEKGYLDDLPVNKVLAFEKGMHDFFHQNYGELMKKIVATGDWNNDIEGTFKSGLDEFKKTGSW